Proteins encoded together in one Astatotilapia calliptera chromosome 7, fAstCal1.2, whole genome shotgun sequence window:
- the spag16 gene encoding sperm-associated antigen 16 protein: MSDTRRGAEEVEERSSAEEDEEEEKSEEALSSSAAPKRNSEPPQAQTLSNIPEAVDDFLRNFLRRAGLTRTLSRFEVEWYGSALRRLTDTLNTVATAAPGVYFIPDALTHRRLLQSELEAVRAETELLREEVLGAGASLVRIQRERDFHRLQHRRVSEDKRRLTEDFKQLKKHLQSYDPVLRQLEEKYQTAVRQKMLLSFHRERLQSTTDPTPAQVKEERRKEKPPAKTTARLKDSEFPPCSGLPRAYLEQMNSHKSFASFSLACSIRAHQQPISCIDLHPRKLILVSASDDSTWRLWVLPEEREKVGEMLLTGEGHSDWLSGCSFHPDGSKLATTSGDMTVRLWDFSRGYCVLMLSGHAQPTWACSFHSCGHFLASCSADRTAKLWDLNSQRCRLTLRQHTASVNSVCFLPSSNLLLTCSADKTIALWDARLGVCTTTFLGHYHPCNHAAFSSATSMVASCDSSGIVNTWDMRKPTSPMAAGDTGPLSANQVAFNHSGKMLAVASSDGLVKLVEVDSGSVSSLEGHRDSVQSVTFDHKGETVISAGSDGRVNIWS, encoded by the exons ATGTCAGACACAAGACGAGGAGCGGAGGAAGTGGAGGAGAGGAGCAGTGCTGAGGAGgacgaagaggaggagaagtCTGAGGAGGCTCTCTCCTCCTCAGCAGCTCCCAAGAGAAATTCTGAACCGCCACAAGCGCAAACTCTGTCTAACATCCCCGAGGCGGTGGACGACTTCCTGAGGAACTTCTTGCGCAGAGCCGGCCTGACGCGGACTCTGAGCCGCTTCGAGGTGGAGTGGTACGGCTCGGCGCTCAGGCGCCTCACAGACACCCTGAACACCGTAGCCACGGCGGCCCCGGGGGTCTACTTCATCCCCGATGCTCTCACACACCGACGCCTCCTCCAGAGCGAGCTGGAGGCGGTGCGCGCAGAGACGGAGCTGCTCAGGGAGGAGGTGCTGGGTGCAGGAGCGAGCCTAGTGAGGATACAGAGGGAGCGGGACTTTCACCGGCTGCAGCACCGGCGAGTCTCCGAGGACAAAAGGAGGCTCACAGAGGACTTCAAACAACTGAAGAAACATCTGCAGTCGTACGACCCCGTGCTCAGGCAGCTGGAGGAGAAATACCAAACAGCTGTCAGGCAGAAGATGCTCCTCAGCTTCCACAGAGAGAGACTGCAAAGCACCACAGACCCTACACCAGCGCAggtgaaggaggagaggaggaaggagaaacCACCAGCAAAGACCACTGCACGCCTGAAGGACTCGGAGTTCCCCCCCTGCAGTGGGCTCCCAAGGGCCTACCTGGAACAAATGAACTCTCACAAAAGCTTCGCATCTTTCAGCCTCGCATGCTCTATAAGAGCGCAtcagcagccaatcagctgcATCGACCTGCATCCAAGAAAACTGATCCTTGTCTCGGCCAGTGATGACAGCACCTGGAGATTGTGGGTTCTcccagaagaaagagaaaag GTGGGTGAGATGCTGCTGACTGGTGAGGGtcactctgattggctgtccggTTGTAGCTTTCACCCTGATGGATCAAAATTAGCGACAACCAGCGGAGACATGACA GTGCGGCTCTGGGACTTCTCTCGTGGCTACTGTGTACTGATGCTCTCTGGCCATGCCCAGCCCACCTGGGCATGCTCCTTTCACTCATGTGGTCACTTCCTGGCCTCCTGCTCTGCTGACAGAACCGCCAAGCTGTGGGACCTGAACAGCCAGCGCTGTCGCCTCACACTGCGCCAACACACCGCCTCCGTCAACAGCGTCTGCTTCCTACCTTCCTCCAACCTCCTCCTCACCTGTTCCGCTGACAAAACCATCGCCCTGTGGGATGCCAGGCTAGGTGTCTGCACCACCACCTTTCTTGGACATTATCACCCCTGCAACCATGCTGCCTTCAGCTCAGCGACCAGCATGGTGGCCTCCTGTGACTCTTCTGGCATCGTCAACACGTGGGACATGAGAAAACCCACATCGCCGATGGCCGCTGGAGACACCGGGCCGCTTAGTGCCAACCAAGTGGCGTTTAACCACTCAGGGAAGATGCTGGCGGTTGCCAGCAGCGACGGTTTGGTGAAACTGGTGGAGGTAGACTctggcagtgtgagcagcttGGAGGGCCACAGGGACAGTGTGCAGAGTGTGACCTTTGACCACAAGGGGGAGACTGTGATCTCGGCAGGGAGTGATGGGAGGGTTAACATCTGGTCGTAA
- the wdr91 gene encoding WD repeat-containing protein 91 — MGSAVERTDEHVREYLIYRGFTNTLKHLDNDIKADKEKGFRVDKIIDQLQQFVQSFDLAGLKEYWLYLDKRLFSRLEDVYRSTVNKLRISLYRYYIINTVQKGNLEKTQEFFQKQASELQGQAEWRDWFILPFISSPEQNSAFCQYFSRQWSDTFLVSLHNFLSVLFQCMPQPVLLSFDAEVQKMTCLMEENEQLRQLLFALQTESRDQRDRDEMIHHKLPTYVQNMDRLGDTELDLVTSQRAVSTATTPTRNFFSTFLPQGRRAPGKPMQAISGSSPSQAAMGRKDPLSNQPVKSKEAGQVKEVKPASTQSSTSEPVSSQSQLSTNQSGNQNSRHKRIQDHEKERKELFSKPPPQTSEKKGELGEVEPPIESSSEPTDSSNSRSCGASQEEPPFIKLSQEEYGEHHSSIMHCRVDCSGRRVASLDVDGVIKVWSFNPIMQTKATIMSKSPLMSLEWATKPDRLLLLGSGVGTVRLYDTEAKKNLYEMNIDEAHPRILSLACSPSGSSFVCSAAAHSRSGSGESAPRLPITVSGQLLLWDTKTVKQQLQFSLEPEPVAINCTAFNHNGNLLVTGAADGVIRLFDMQRYESAMSWRAHDGEVYSVEFSYDENTVFSIGEDGKFIQWNIHRCGVKQSEQILPQDATGPFVLSGYSGYKQVQVPRGRLFTFDSEGQHVLTCSSSGGLIYRLASGESALERVLSLGGHKAPVVTVDWCSAVDCGTCLTASMDGKIKLSTLLAQKS, encoded by the exons atGGGCTCTGCAGTGGAAAGGACAGATGAGCATGTGAGGGAGTATCTGATCTACCGTGGCTTCACCAACACTCTGAAACATCTGGACAACGACATAAAAGCTGACAAGGAGAAAGGCTTCAGG GTGGATAAAATCATCGATCAGCTGCAGCAGTTTGTCCAGAGCTTTGACCTGGCTGGTCTGAAGGAATATTGGCTCTACCTGGATAAACGTCTGTTCAGCAGACTCGAGGATGTTTACAGATCCACCGTCAACAAGCTGAGGATCAGCCTGTACAGATACTACATCATCAACACCGTGCAG AAAGGAAACCTGGAGAAGACTCAGGAGTTTTTCCAGAAGCAGGCGTCAGAGCTGCAGGGTCAGGCTGAGTGGCGTGATTGGTTCATCCTGCCATTTATCTCCTCCCCTGAGCAGAACTCCGCCTTCTGTCAGTACTTCTCCCGCCAGTGGTCTGACACCTTCCTGGTTTCACTGCATAACTTCCTGTCGGTGCTCTTCCAGTGTATGC CTCAGCCTGTCCTCCTCAGCTTCGATGCTGAAGTCCAGAAGATGACCTGCCTGATGGAGGAGAACGAACAGCTCCGTCAGCTG CTGTTCGCCCTGCAGACGGAGAGCCGGGATCAGAGGGATAGAGATGAGATGATCCACCACAAGCTGCCGACATACGTCCAGAACATGGACCGACTGGGAGACACTGAGCT GGACTTAGTGACGAGCCAGCGAGCTGTCAGCACTGCCACCACCCCTACCAGAAACTTCTTCTCAACATTCCTACCACAAGGCAGACGAGCCCCAGGGAAACCAATGCAAGCCATCTCTGGGTCCTCACCAAGCCAGGCAGCAATGGGCAGGAAGGACCCACTGAGTAATCAG CCTGTGAAATCTAAAGAAGCAGGCCAAGTTAAGGAGGTGAAGCCAGCATCTACCCAGTCATCAACCAGTGAACCAGTGAGCTCCCAGTCCCAGCTGTCTACAAACCAGTCAGGGAACCAGAATTCGAGACACAAAAGAATCCAAGATCATgagaaggagaggaaggagCTTTTCTCCAAACCACCACCACAG ACATCAGAGAAGAAAGGGGAGCTGGGGGAGGTGGAGCCTCCCATTGAGTCCTCAAGTGAACCTACCGATTCCTCAAACAGCAGAAGCTGCGGTGCAAGCCAAGAGGAACCTCCCTTCATTAAACTCAGCCAGGAGGAGTACGGAGAACACCACTCATCCATCATGCACTGCAG GGTTGACTGTTCTGGTCGCCGTGTCGCTAGCTTGGATGTTGACGGAGTCATCAAG GTGTGGTCGTTCAACCCCATCATGCAGACCAAAGCCACCATCATGTCCAAATCTCCTCTAATGTCTCTGGAGTGGGCCACCAAACCAGACCGACTG ttGTTATTAGGCAGCGGCGTTGGCACAGTACGGTTGTACGATACGGAAGCCAAGAAGAATCTCTATGAGATGAACATCGACGAGGCTCATCCACG TATCTTGTCTTTAGCCTGCAGCCCCAGCGGTTCATCATTCGTCTGTTCAGCTGCAGCTCACAGTCGATCTGGAAGTGGCGAGTCTGCTCCTCGACTTCCCATAACGGTGTCTGGTCAGCTGCTGCTATGGGACACCAAGACTGTCAAACAGCAG CTCCAGTTCTCTTTGGAGCCAGAACCAGTAGCCATAAACTGCACAGCCTTCAATCACAATGGAAACCTGCTGGTGACTGGAGCCGCTGACGGAGTCATCAGACTGTTTG ATATGCAGCGGTATGAGAGCGCGATGAGCTGGAGAGCTCATGATGGGGAAGTTTACAGTGTGGAGTTCAGCTATGATGAAAATACCGTCTTCAGCATCGGAGAAGATGGCAAG tTTATCCAGTGGAACATCCATCGCTGTGGGGTTAAGCAGTCGGAGCAGATTTTACCTCAGGACGCCACCGGGCCCTTCGTCCTGTCGGGGTACAGCGGCTACAAACAA GTTCAAGTCCCTCGAGGTCGACTCTTCACGTTTGACTCTGAAGGTCAACACGTCCTGACCTGTTCTAGCTCCGGTGGACTCATATACAGA CTGGCCAGTGGGGAGTCAGCTCTGGAGAGGGTGCTGTCACTGGGGGGGCATAAAGCACCAGTGGTGACCGTCGACTGGTGCTCAGCAGTGGACTGCGGCACCTGCCTGACAGCCTCCATGGACGGGAAAATCAAACTGAGCACGCTTCTAGCACAGAAGTCCTGA